The following proteins are encoded in a genomic region of Bacillota bacterium:
- a CDS encoding MFS transporter translates to MTAAVFQDGPALLESGGAVRGRVQVVTGSDRVEKGHPLRWRILSAIALGTLMGPVDGSVVNIALPVVTRSLETTLPVAEWVAIAYLLVISSLLLTWGRLGDMYGHRAVYLAGFGIFTAGSVMCGAAASIGWLIAFRVVQAVGAGMMMAAGPAIITQVFPPSERGRALGLNAMAVAVGLFIGPGLGGLLVEHLGWRSIFYINLPIGTVGTAWAARVLPGAAHVDRAAFDIPGAATLFGALFLVLLAASQGPVWGWRSGAVVGALAAGMVMFLAFVGIEQRVKAPMVDLQLFGHRVFALANASGLLSFIAQFSVTFLLPFYLQFALGLPPDRAGLVMLGFPAAVLLAAPFAGYLSDRFGSRWLAVMGMAILSAGVFNMSRLGVDVPASSVFWRLFLVGLGSGLFQTPNNSTIMGSVPRERLGVAGGTLAGMRNTGMVLGIAVSGAVFTARAGVRLEASGAVPEPFLAGMHAAMTVGAGVAVLGTLASLAARRAPSEGRRAAARERPAPAGDSR, encoded by the coding sequence TTGACGGCCGCGGTCTTTCAGGATGGGCCGGCCCTGCTGGAGTCCGGCGGGGCGGTTCGCGGGCGGGTGCAGGTCGTGACCGGTTCAGACCGGGTCGAAAAGGGCCATCCCCTGCGCTGGCGGATCCTCTCCGCCATTGCGCTCGGAACCCTCATGGGGCCCGTGGACGGCAGCGTGGTCAACATTGCGCTGCCCGTCGTCACCCGCTCCCTCGAGACCACGCTGCCGGTGGCCGAGTGGGTGGCCATCGCCTACCTTCTGGTCATCTCAAGCCTGTTGCTCACCTGGGGCCGGCTTGGCGACATGTACGGGCACCGCGCCGTCTACCTGGCGGGGTTTGGCATCTTCACGGCCGGTTCGGTGATGTGCGGCGCGGCTGCCTCCATCGGGTGGCTGATCGCGTTCCGGGTGGTACAGGCCGTAGGGGCCGGCATGATGATGGCGGCAGGCCCGGCCATCATCACGCAGGTCTTCCCGCCAAGCGAAAGGGGCCGAGCCCTTGGGCTCAATGCGATGGCCGTCGCCGTCGGGCTCTTTATCGGCCCCGGGCTGGGCGGGCTTCTGGTCGAGCACCTGGGGTGGCGGTCCATCTTCTATATCAACTTACCCATCGGGACCGTCGGGACGGCCTGGGCGGCACGTGTTCTCCCGGGCGCGGCGCACGTAGACCGGGCGGCCTTCGACATTCCCGGGGCCGCGACGCTGTTTGGGGCACTGTTTCTGGTGCTGCTGGCCGCCAGCCAGGGGCCGGTCTGGGGATGGCGCTCCGGTGCCGTGGTGGGGGCGCTCGCTGCAGGCATGGTTATGTTCCTGGCCTTCGTGGGCATCGAACAGCGCGTGAAAGCCCCGATGGTCGACCTTCAGCTCTTCGGGCACCGCGTCTTCGCGCTGGCCAACGCAAGCGGGCTTTTGAGCTTCATCGCGCAGTTCTCCGTCACGTTCCTGCTGCCCTTTTACCTTCAGTTCGCCCTGGGCCTGCCGCCCGATCGTGCCGGCCTCGTCATGCTCGGCTTCCCCGCGGCCGTCCTGCTGGCAGCGCCGTTTGCGGGGTACCTGTCGGACCGCTTCGGTTCGCGGTGGCTTGCGGTGATGGGCATGGCCATCCTGTCGGCAGGCGTGTTCAACATGAGCCGTCTGGGCGTCGATGTTCCGGCGTCGAGCGTCTTCTGGCGGTTGTTCCTCGTAGGGTTGGGATCCGGCCTCTTCCAGACGCCCAACAACAGCACCATCATGGGATCGGTGCCCCGCGAGCGGCTGGGCGTTGCCGGCGGCACCCTTGCCGGCATGCGCAACACCGGCATGGTGCTTGGCATCGCGGTCTCCGGCGCGGTCTTCACGGCCCGCGCCGGTGTCCGGCTGGAAGCGTCGGGAGCAGTGCCGGAGCCGTTCTTGGCCGGCATGCACGCGGCGATGACGGTGGGGGCGGGGGTGGCGGTGCTGGGCACGCTTGCGTCGCTGGCCGCCCGGCGCGCCCCCTCTGAAGGCCGCAGGGCAGCCGCGCGCGAGCGTCCGGCGCCCGCCGGTGACAGTCGCTAA